The DNA window ATTGATTTATAAATAAAGGCATAAAAGCACCCCCTGATATAGAGTGAGGATGCTTATAAATAAATCCATTATGAAGCGCATTTATTTTCCTATACACCTTGTTTTCCCTAACTACATACTCTCAAACCCAATTTATTAACAAATAAACATTTTTCAACTAGCATATTCATGTATTTTAAATATTTTTCTAGATGAGGATTACCACTTGTGCTTATAGCCTTAGCTTTGGTAATGCATCTTTGATGTTTTGATAGACTAAAATAAAGGACATGTCATCCTCTATTGTGCTCATATGTATGACCATGTTAGGAGAAATACCCGTTAAAACAAGCTAAGTTCCCATAAGCTTTAGCCAATTGTAAATATTAAGAATATCACGGCCGAATGAATCGTTAAACTGAGCTAATCCGGAGACGTCTAGGATTAAATAACGATCTTTGCTGCTTGTATTACGCGAGGTAAAGCTGTTATATAGCATTTTTATACGCCGTTCGTTTAACGTTCCGATTAATGGAAGAACAGAGATTCCTTTCTCTATTAGCACAATAGGGGTAGCCTTTCAACTTCTTCCAAAACTTGCTGTAGCTGTTCTTGGGCTGTAATTTCTATTGTTACGTCTTTTTGAACACCGATGAAGTAGTATTTATCTTCTTCTACGTATGTTGGGTCAATCGTTAACTGATTATGGAAGGAAGAGCCGTCTTTTCGATAATTAACAAGCGTAACAGAAACTGACTGATTGCGGCTGATAGCGCTGCGAATTTCATCAACGTGGTGCGGGTTTGTAAGAGAGCCTTGTAGAAAACGGCAATTTTCCTCTAATACTTCTTCTTCCTTATAGCCGGTCATAAGGGAAAACCCTTGATTGAGGTAAATAATTGGGTTATCAGGCAAAGAAGGGTCCGTCACGATAATACCAGATTGTGAGCTATGAAGGGCTTTATTTAAAATGGACCATTTTGAATCTTGAGCTTCAGGTGTAGTCAATGCATTCCCTCATTCCTTGGAATTTTTATAAAAATATTGTGACATACACACGTCTAAAACACAATTTTCGACGCATTTGCTGTTAGAGAAAGAATGAAGATAAGGAAAAATATGTTATAATAGTTTCAGGGGTAAAGGGAGTGTGAACAAACGTGATAACCATTAATTTATTTAATGTTAGTTTCTTTGTGATGGCGCTAGTAGGCTTCATTCTCATTTTTTATTTGCGTCTAAAGTTTAACCGTCCACTGTCATTATTTAAATGGTCTTTCTTGTTCGGAACGGTGCTGCTGTCGCTAAGCGTATACTTGTTTATGGCGACCAGCCAATATATTCATTTGATATGGAATACAATCGGCTCAGTTATGACAGCGCTCTATCTTATCAGTATTATGGTCGGAGCAGAAGAGTCATAAATACATATGTTTGAAAGTCTATTGAAAGTGGAAAATAAGTAGAGATGCATAAAAAAGAAAGATACGAACTTACATTCTTTTAGCCGAAATAATGACAACTTGAAAACACCTCGGTACAAAATGCCGAGGTGTTTTTTCATAAATAAAAAGGAAAGGAGAATATTTAGAGAAATACTAGTCATATTTTACTGATTGTAGTAAAATGAAAAGTTATTATTCTATCTTTAAGTTGTTGCTATTGGAAACATATGTTAGTCTAAAAGTGGTATACATTTTAGGCGATCTTGAAAAAGAGAGACGAGAAGCTTTTATCTAGGTTTCTTAAAAGCTTTACGTTTACTGAGGTGAAACAATGAAATCTCAAGTACAAAAATTTGTAGGCTATTTATTAGCTGGTGATCAAGATAGCGCTTGGGAAGTTGTGCTAGAAGAAATCCAACAAGGAAAGAACAGCCTAGATATTTATGAAAATTTAATTACAACCGCAATGCGAGTAACTGGAGATATGTGGGAAGAAAATATCATTTCTGTAGCCGATGAGCATGTTGCGACTACGACATGTGATTATGTACTAACTCGCTATCGCTTTTATAAAAAAATTCAGGGACACGCTTCAGACCTCGCTCCGAAGGCACTGCTTCTATGCTTGGAACAAGAACAACACTTTATTGGTTTAAAGATGGTAGCTTTATTGTTTGAAGAACACGGCTGGAATACTCGTTTTTTAGGGGCTAATCTACCTCTGGAATACGCTGAGAAAATGGCCATGGAATGGAAACCGCAGATGGTAGGATTATCTGTCAGCATCCCTTATCATATTGAGCAGCTTGCTGAATATACCAAAACTTTGGATAAATTAGAACCAAAGCCAACCGTAATGGTAGGAGGGCGCTTAGTTTCTCAAATCGATTTCCGTTCCTACTGTTCTGAGCATACATGCCTAATCCCGGATCTTCATCAATTAAATAACTGGTTAGTCAGTTATCAAAAAGGAGTGGAAGTTAATGTCGATGCTTGAGTACGTTCCAGTCCCTTATTTTTTAGTAGATACTGAATTTAATATTTTAGAATGGTCCCAGCAATCATGTCATTTGTTTAAGCCTCCAGCTAATTTTTTAGATCTTGTAGACGTATTTAGTCAAGAAAAGGTGAGAAAGTTTTTAAGCTTGCGCCAAAAAGATTCTAGAGAACTGTCTGTAAACGAATCCCATGATGAGCAAACGCTTGTTCAAAGCCGAGGGCAGGCTATTCAGAAAGTAGAACTTGTGATGCACACCAATGATTCGCCTTATTCACTGTTTGAATGCTTAATTCAATGGGACAATGATATAGGTCATTTAGTTTGTATTCGCCAAGATGAACGTATACAAGAGCTAACGAATCTTGTTCAAGACCATCGGAAACGATTAGCAGATACAGATTTTGAACTGCTTGAACAAAAAGAACGCCTTGAAAAATCATTACAAAAAATTAAGCAGTTGTCCGCTTCTTTTATTAAATTATCCTCTAAAGTAGGACTTATACCTCTTTTTGGGGACTTAGATACAGCTCTTGTAGCTGAAAATACGTGCATTTTGCAAAACTGTGCGCATGAAGGAAATTACACCACGCTTCTATTTGACTTTGGAGGATTAGATATATTAACACCTGAAGGAATTCAAGCTTTCGCAGGCTTTATGCAGTCCTTCTATCTTATGGGTATCACATGCTATATTATTGGTATGAAGTCACACCATACGGCTTCTTTGAAAAATAGAACGTTTGGTGATCAAATTATTTATATGAATAATCTGAGTGAAATTGTTGCTGTGAATAAAAATGTAAGTTAAAAGAGTGGAGGAGAAGAAAGAATAACTTTCTTCTCCTCTTTCTGTATACACTTATCTTCTTATAATTAAACATCTATTAAACCATCTGTTTATATTTTAGCTGAAATGATAGCGTTGAGACGTTGAAGCCCAACGTTCAAATCAGTATCGCTCAGAAGGGAATAGCTTATTCGAATATGAGCATGAAGAGGCTTATGAACAAAACATGCTTCACCGGGTAAAAAGCAAACATTGTGCTCCTGGGCTTTTTTTAATAATTCGAATGTGTTCATAAGCTAATTTTTAAATCTTGTGATAGCTTGCGTAAAGAAGGGAGCTGATCGCCAGGTTTTATCATGCCCGTTTGGATGCGGTAACGAATCTGCTCATAGATTTGCTGATAAATGGGTATCGATGATTGTTTGTGTACGTTAAATTTCATTGTGTCACCTAACCATTCTTTTTCTTTAGTTAACCTTAAAATAAGCATGGGCGCAACTGGAAAAACAGCAACTGTTATAGTCAGTGTTTTACTGTTATATCTTCTTTCTTTTACACTCATGACATGTTTAAAGGAGGAAAGATATATGGTTATTATTAATTATGTACTTATCTGTTTCATTTTTGGCACGACATTTTTAACAATTAAACTGGGCATTGAAGCAGGAATGCCTCCACTTTTTTCAGCAGGAGCTCGCTTTCTTTTAGCCGGAATCTTAGTAATCTCGTACTTTGCGCATAAAAGAGAAGTTCGACGTTCATTATTATTCTCAAAAAAAGTCATGGCGGTAGGATTTTGTTTAACATTTATGACATTTTTAACGCTCTATTGGGCAGAACAACATGTGACATCCGGTCTTGCAGCTGTTTTATCCGCAACTGGACCGATGATGATATTGCTTATTCAAGTGATGCAAAAGAAAATGGAATTAAAAAAAGAACAGGCATTCTCTTTGCTTCTGGCTTTTACCGGTGTGATTTGCATTTCACTTCCAAATATGACGGCCACTATGTCTTATTTGTGGACATTAGGCTGTATCATTATCATAATAGGAGAGGTATTTTACGGGATAGGCAGCAATTATTCGAAGTCATTGTTAAATGAGCTAAAAGAAGTTTCCCCGTTTTTAATTAATGGTATTCAGATGTTTTACGGAGGAGTATTTCTACTGGTGCTATCTTCATTTACAGAGCGGATCAATGTTTCAAACATTATGCACTGGAACGCAGTGTGGTCTATTGTATATTTGATTTTTGTTGGATCAATTGCGGGGCACGGCTTATATTATTGGCTTATCGCCCAAACGAATCCAGTTTTTCCGTCTACTTGGTTGTATGTAGCGCCTTTAATTGCGGTGTTAATCGGTCACGTATTCTTAAATGAAGCCGTGACGCCTTCTATCATTGGCGGAGGTCTTCTTATTTTAATAGGAGTGTTTATGGCTAATCGTGCAACTTTGCGATTATATTTGAAAAAAGGTATGCTATTCAAAAAGCAAATGTAAAACAAGTCAGCGAATGCTGACTTGTTTTACATTATGAGTTTGCTGACATCGTATGAGACGGCAAAATGATGTCTTGGTCGACTAGGAAGGACAAAAGTTCTCGTGTAGCATATGACATATAGCGGTCTTTTTTCAAGATGATGCCGAGCTCCCACATTGGAGTAGGTGCGGCAATTGGAATACTTTTAATAAAAGGATTATTGATCTTTGGAAACACGGACTTTGGTAAAATAGCAATACCTAATTCAGAAGCGACTAGTTCAATAATCAAATCCCATTGCGAACTTTCATACGCTATTTTTGGATGAAAACCAGCTTGAATGCACTCGTGAATAATCCGATCATGAAGAGAAAAGTCTTTACTGAACAGGACAAATGGCTCTTCTCTCAGCTCGCTCAAAGCAACAATTGATTTAGCTGCCAACGGATGCTCATGATGAATATATAAATTAAACTCTTCTTCAATAAACGGATAGACGTGAAAAAGAGGGTTTTGAATAGGCAACACGATAATACCCAGGTCTACTTGTTCGTTTTCTACCAGTTCGACAATTCGCTTTGCGCCAAGCTCCACAAGCTCTAACTTCACCTGAGGGTGCTTTGATGTAAAGTTTTTTGCAATCATCGGGAAAACAACAGTCCCTACTAAAGGAGGAATTCCTACTTTAATATCTCCTGTAGGCAGATTCCGTAAATCATCTAACAGAGCATGCAGCTCGTGAAGAGTGGATACCAGCTTTTGGCTTTGCCCATACACAATCTGTCCTGCATCGGTTAACGTCAGCTTTCGAGTAGAGCGATCAAAAAGATCTACGCCGAGTTCTTCTTCTAGTTTTTTTACAATTTTACTTAATGCTGGCTGAGACAAGTGAATTGCAGCTGCTGCTTTCGTGAAACTTTTTTGATTAACTACTTCCATGAAATGTTGCAGTTCTCGAATATCCATAAATTCTCCTCACTAGTATTCTTAGTTTTCATACTATTTATTCTATTTATCTATTTTACTTATGATTCAAATAAATGTAAACTCTTACATAAGGAAGTGAATAGTGATTCATCTAAAAATAGCACATCAAATTCCTCTAAATACGTTAGAAACCCGCATGTTTGTAAGCGTTAACAAAAAAACATCCTCGAAGAAAATCCTAAGAAAATATTTTTTTCTCCCGTAAAACAAAGCCGCGAGCGCAGAAATAACACGTGTTGAAATGTTCATTTTGTATACTGTTCTGACAATTAAGAAAGAGGAATAAAATGGTATAGTGCACCACTGAGGTGAGTCTATTCATTCTGCAAACGAGCCGTACATAGAAAAAAGGGCCGGTTTGTTAAAAATAATTGGGGGAGTGGTTGAGATGACATACGTTAAAGGACTAGAAGGAATCGTTGCAGCTGAAACAAAAGTAGGGCATGTTGATGGAGAGAAAGGTCAGCTGATTTATCGCGGATATTGGGCAAAAGATTTGGCGATAAATTATTCTTTTGAAGAAGTTTCTTATTTAATTTGGAACGGCACTCTGCCAAATCATGATGAGTTAAAAGCATTTAAACAAAAAATGGTGACTCATCGTACGCTTCCGGCTAATATTGTTGCGTTAATGGACTGTTTGCCAAAAGATACAGAAGTGATGAGCGCGCTTCGCACATGTATCTCAGCATTAGGAGACCCTTCATACAGTTGGCCTCCGACAAAAGAGCAGGCGCTTGCGATTACAGCGGTAACACCTACCATTATTGCCTATTGGTATCGTAAAATGAATGATTTAGAAGTAGTAGAGCCTAACGAGCATTTGGATCATGTAGCAAACTATTTATACATGATTAATGGAGAAATTCCAGATCAAAGTTTGGTTACTGCGCTGAATGCATATTTTGTTTTGACAATTGAACATGGGATGAACGCCTCAACCTTCTCATCACGCGTTATTTCATCTACCGAATCTGACATGGTTTCAGCTATTTGCGGAGCAATTGGCGCGATGAAAGGTCCGCTTCACGGAGGAGCTCCTTCTGGTGTTATTACAATGTTTGATGAAATTGGAAGTGAAGAGAATATTGAGCCTTGGGTTCGTAAAAAATTAGATAATAAAGAGAAAATTATGGGATTTGGTCATCGCGTTTATCGTACACATGATCCGAGAGCAGAAGCATTAAAAGAAGTATCGAAACAAATCTCAGGAGACAACGGGCTATTTGATTTAATTGTTAAAATTGAAGATAAAACAATTGAATTACTAAATGAATACAAGCCAGGTCGAGGTATTTATACCAATGTAGAATATTTCGCTGCAGCGGTTATGAAAGCGGTTGAGCTTCCGTCTGAACTATTCACCCCAACCTTCACAGCAAGCCGTGTGGTTGGCTGGACAGCTCATGTCGTAGAACAGTCAGAAAATAATCGTATTTACCGACCTCAGTCTGCGTATATAGGTTATACGCCAATCGAACAAAATCAATAATAATAAACCTGGTTTCACATAAAAAACGTCGGTAGATCCGACGTTTTTTTCATATGGTTAAATATATTCCTTTTGAGAATAAAATCGCTTTAATAAATAGAATAATCCGACTGCTAAGCATAAACTCGCTGCAGCTAAGCTAGTGGTAATCATGGCGTGTTCACCTTCGGTAGGGGTATGTGAAAGTTTATAGCTGCTGTAGCATAAGAGAGCTGTGATACATAAACAGCAGGAGCTAATCAGTTCATACCGCTTTTTGAACCCAATAATAGATAGTAATACAATCAAATAAATTCCGCTCACCATCATCATAATTGGAAACTGAGGGTGGAATTTAATTGTATATAACAAATAATCGATGTGAGAATAGTGATGAACCGCCGAGGACTTTGTTAGCTCCCCGGACAAACTAGCTGATAAAGGTCCTTCAAGCATTGAAGAGCCGTTATACCAAGTAGCGACTGAGGAAAGTAAAAAAACAAAACAACTTGCAAATAGCTGCGTCATGCATTTTATTGACACGTATAGAAAGCTCCTCTCAATAACCATCTTTTGTTAATACAAGTCCGAAAATTATTATAGCAGGTTTTGAAAGTAAAAAAAGTACTATTGGAATGGTTTCATAAAACGTTCATATTTGAAAAGGTTTGTTTTTTTAAAGGAAAGGGAAAAAAGGTGAAACGGAAGATATGAATAGAGGAGAGAGAAAGATGAAGGCAGCAGTGATTTTGAATCCAAACGCAGGAAACAAAAAATTAGTAAATGAAATTGACTTTATATGTGATCGGTTAAACACAGCATTTGATGCGGTTACTTTATATAAAACAGAGCAACCTGGAGACGGTGCCGATCTGGTAAGAAAATTGGAAGGCAAAGCGGATGTCATTATTGGAGCAGGGGGAGACGGGACAATTTATGAGCTCATCAATGCTCTTGCTCCACTGGAGCAACGTCCTTTATTTGCTATTTTACCTGGAGGAACGTGCAACGACTTTTCGCGTGCAATTGGAATGAATCAAAATCCTTTAAAAGCAGTGGAGCAAATTATAGAAAAGCAGACGGAGACAGTGGATGTTGGAAAACATGCCGAAGATTATTTTTTAAACTTTTGGGGAATCGGCCTCGTAGCTGATGTATCTGAAAATATTTTAGAAGAAAACAAAGAGAAATTTGGTAAGCTCTCTTACTACATGAGTATAGGTAGAACTTTAAATCAAGCAGAGCCTTTTCAATTAAAAATGACGAGCGAAAAAGCTTCCTATGAAGGAGAAGCTGTTATGGTGTTAATTGGAAACGGTCCTTTTTTAGGAGGAACTCGTGCTATGCTAGGAAACAGCTCATTTCAAGATGGATTATTAGATGTATTTGTTATTAAAGAAATGGGAATCGAGCCGGTTATGGCATGGTTACAAACAACCCCTGATGAGGAACAGCTTGACCCTGAAAGCAACCTTATGCATTTTCGTGCAAAAGAAGTCCGTATAGAAACCACTCCTGAAAAAACGGTAGATTGTGATGGAGAAAAAGAAACTACAACACCTTCCACGATTACGGTTCTCCACAATCACATAAACATGATAGTAGGAAACAGATAAAAAAACGCTGGAACTTCCAGCGTTTTTTTTATGAAGACAGCCATCGTGGAGAAGTGAAGAGCATAATCATTATGCTGCTCATCGTAATAACAAGCATGGAGTAGCAAAAAGCAGTAAATCCGATAATATGTAAGCCCACTATCATAATCGTACTGTCTAAGATAAAAATGGTTATTCCTATATTGATTTTCCATTTTTTTGATACAATAATGGCAATTAAATCAAGCCCGTCCGAACTGATGCCGTAGCGAAGCATCAGTCCTATTCCCATTCCTACGAGTGCGCCTCCAAGCAGTGAGCTAAAAAGTAAAGGAAGCTTCAGCGTGCCTTCGAGAATAGACAGCCATTCCGTCATAAAAAAAGAAACAAATAAACCTATACTTCCATAAAAAAAGTTTTGACGATGACGAAAAAAAGCATATAAATAGACAGGTACGTTCAAAAAGAAAATGGACATTCCGATAGGAGTTCCAAACACATAATATACGATAAGCCCAAATCCTATAAGTCCACCGTCTAGTAAGTGATACGGAGCAATAAATCCGTTTAGCCCTAGTCCAATTAATAAGCTGCCACAGCAAATCGAAACCACTCTCGAAAAAATATTCCTCACCCTATACGTTAAATTTTAATAGGAGTACTCGTCCATCTATGTATATGGCAAGCTTAGGTTATTTAGAAGTAAAGAAGAAGGAAAAAGAAAATTATGTAAAAAGTATTGATTCTATAACTCCGATATTCTATAGTTAATCTAACTTCGTTTTCACGACAATTTCTTGACTTTTTACGATAGTGTTTAACTGTTTGTGTTTTTTAATATGTAAAAAAGTTGTGTTCTGTGAAAAGCATACGATTGTAAT is part of the Priestia aryabhattai genome and encodes:
- a CDS encoding citrate synthase/methylcitrate synthase; translation: MTYVKGLEGIVAAETKVGHVDGEKGQLIYRGYWAKDLAINYSFEEVSYLIWNGTLPNHDELKAFKQKMVTHRTLPANIVALMDCLPKDTEVMSALRTCISALGDPSYSWPPTKEQALAITAVTPTIIAYWYRKMNDLEVVEPNEHLDHVANYLYMINGEIPDQSLVTALNAYFVLTIEHGMNASTFSSRVISSTESDMVSAICGAIGAMKGPLHGGAPSGVITMFDEIGSEENIEPWVRKKLDNKEKIMGFGHRVYRTHDPRAEALKEVSKQISGDNGLFDLIVKIEDKTIELLNEYKPGRGIYTNVEYFAAAVMKAVELPSELFTPTFTASRVVGWTAHVVEQSENNRIYRPQSAYIGYTPIEQNQ
- a CDS encoding DMT family transporter, which produces MVIINYVLICFIFGTTFLTIKLGIEAGMPPLFSAGARFLLAGILVISYFAHKREVRRSLLFSKKVMAVGFCLTFMTFLTLYWAEQHVTSGLAAVLSATGPMMILLIQVMQKKMELKKEQAFSLLLAFTGVICISLPNMTATMSYLWTLGCIIIIIGEVFYGIGSNYSKSLLNELKEVSPFLINGIQMFYGGVFLLVLSSFTERINVSNIMHWNAVWSIVYLIFVGSIAGHGLYYWLIAQTNPVFPSTWLYVAPLIAVLIGHVFLNEAVTPSIIGGGLLILIGVFMANRATLRLYLKKGMLFKKQM
- a CDS encoding PAS domain-containing protein encodes the protein MTTPEAQDSKWSILNKALHSSQSGIIVTDPSLPDNPIIYLNQGFSLMTGYKEEEVLEENCRFLQGSLTNPHHVDEIRSAISRNQSVSVTLVNYRKDGSSFHNQLTIDPTYVEEDKYYFIGVQKDVTIEITAQEQLQQVLEEVERLPLLC
- a CDS encoding YitT family protein; amino-acid sequence: MVSICCGSLLIGLGLNGFIAPYHLLDGGLIGFGLIVYYVFGTPIGMSIFFLNVPVYLYAFFRHRQNFFYGSIGLFVSFFMTEWLSILEGTLKLPLLFSSLLGGALVGMGIGLMLRYGISSDGLDLIAIIVSKKWKINIGITIFILDSTIMIVGLHIIGFTAFCYSMLVITMSSIMIMLFTSPRWLSS
- a CDS encoding DUF4306 domain-containing protein; its protein translation is MSIKCMTQLFASCFVFLLSSVATWYNGSSMLEGPLSASLSGELTKSSAVHHYSHIDYLLYTIKFHPQFPIMMMVSGIYLIVLLSIIGFKKRYELISSCCLCITALLCYSSYKLSHTPTEGEHAMITTSLAAASLCLAVGLFYLLKRFYSQKEYI
- a CDS encoding cobalamin B12-binding domain-containing protein, translated to MKSQVQKFVGYLLAGDQDSAWEVVLEEIQQGKNSLDIYENLITTAMRVTGDMWEENIISVADEHVATTTCDYVLTRYRFYKKIQGHASDLAPKALLLCLEQEQHFIGLKMVALLFEEHGWNTRFLGANLPLEYAEKMAMEWKPQMVGLSVSIPYHIEQLAEYTKTLDKLEPKPTVMVGGRLVSQIDFRSYCSEHTCLIPDLHQLNNWLVSYQKGVEVNVDA
- a CDS encoding GntR family transcriptional regulator, with translation MKFNVHKQSSIPIYQQIYEQIRYRIQTGMIKPGDQLPSLRKLSQDLKISL
- a CDS encoding diacylglycerol/lipid kinase family protein translates to MKAAVILNPNAGNKKLVNEIDFICDRLNTAFDAVTLYKTEQPGDGADLVRKLEGKADVIIGAGGDGTIYELINALAPLEQRPLFAILPGGTCNDFSRAIGMNQNPLKAVEQIIEKQTETVDVGKHAEDYFLNFWGIGLVADVSENILEENKEKFGKLSYYMSIGRTLNQAEPFQLKMTSEKASYEGEAVMVLIGNGPFLGGTRAMLGNSSFQDGLLDVFVIKEMGIEPVMAWLQTTPDEEQLDPESNLMHFRAKEVRIETTPEKTVDCDGEKETTTPSTITVLHNHINMIVGNR
- a CDS encoding LysR family transcriptional regulator, whose amino-acid sequence is MDIRELQHFMEVVNQKSFTKAAAAIHLSQPALSKIVKKLEEELGVDLFDRSTRKLTLTDAGQIVYGQSQKLVSTLHELHALLDDLRNLPTGDIKVGIPPLVGTVVFPMIAKNFTSKHPQVKLELVELGAKRIVELVENEQVDLGIIVLPIQNPLFHVYPFIEEEFNLYIHHEHPLAAKSIVALSELREEPFVLFSKDFSLHDRIIHECIQAGFHPKIAYESSQWDLIIELVASELGIAILPKSVFPKINNPFIKSIPIAAPTPMWELGIILKKDRYMSYATRELLSFLVDQDIILPSHTMSANS